From a region of the Hymenobacter sp. GOD-10R genome:
- the hxsC gene encoding His-Xaa-Ser system radical SAM maturase HxsC has protein sequence MLRIRGNAHQITISLVGTITYDPAQGGHNRFLVVDAARVDPAHAAGFGAVLTSALQVPAELQTPCVYNLLALADLDEGDVVSLDPNGQIVRQYRVQSRQNFLLATERCNSNCLMCSQPPKDRDDTGYLMQLYRQVIPLIPADCAELGITGGEPTLLGDAFFELLGLCKQHLPTTELHCLTNGRTFAWKGFAERLGALELPQLMLGIPLYADHYHLHDYIVQAPGAFDQTVRGLHHLAAVGQRVEIRVVVHRLTVPRLVKLAKFIYRNLPFVEHVTFMGLENTGYTPHNRDKLWMDPVEYMTQLQEAVEFLALHRLHVSIYNHQLCLLPESLWGFARRSISDWKNIYLPACDGCGVQEQCGGFFASCASLHSAHIRAISPEQLFVMTNE, from the coding sequence ATGTTACGTATTCGAGGAAACGCACACCAGATTACAATCTCTTTGGTGGGCACTATTACCTATGATCCGGCGCAAGGTGGTCATAACCGTTTTCTGGTGGTCGATGCCGCGCGCGTTGATCCTGCACATGCCGCAGGCTTTGGGGCGGTGCTCACCTCAGCTCTGCAGGTGCCGGCGGAACTACAGACCCCCTGTGTGTACAACCTGCTAGCGCTCGCCGATCTCGATGAAGGCGATGTGGTCTCCTTGGATCCGAATGGGCAGATCGTACGCCAGTACCGGGTACAGTCCCGGCAGAACTTTCTGCTGGCCACGGAGCGCTGTAATAGTAACTGCCTGATGTGCTCACAGCCGCCGAAAGACCGGGATGACACGGGCTATCTGATGCAGCTGTACCGGCAAGTGATTCCGCTGATTCCCGCGGATTGCGCGGAGCTAGGCATCACGGGCGGGGAGCCTACTTTGCTGGGAGACGCCTTCTTTGAGCTGCTCGGCCTGTGCAAGCAGCACTTGCCTACCACGGAGTTGCATTGCCTGACCAATGGACGCACGTTTGCCTGGAAGGGTTTCGCCGAGCGCTTAGGCGCCTTGGAGTTGCCGCAGCTTATGCTGGGTATTCCGCTCTACGCGGATCATTACCACTTGCACGACTACATCGTGCAAGCGCCGGGGGCATTTGACCAAACCGTGCGGGGCTTGCATCACTTGGCAGCCGTCGGGCAACGGGTAGAAATTCGCGTGGTGGTACACCGCTTGACCGTGCCTCGGTTGGTCAAGCTAGCCAAGTTCATCTACCGCAACTTGCCCTTTGTCGAGCACGTCACCTTCATGGGCCTGGAGAACACAGGCTACACGCCCCACAACAGGGATAAGCTGTGGATGGATCCGGTGGAATACATGACCCAACTGCAGGAAGCGGTAGAGTTCTTAGCCTTGCATCGCCTGCACGTCTCCATCTACAACCACCAGCTCTGCTTGCTACCCGAGTCGCTGTGGGGCTTTGCTCGCCGCTCGATCTCGGACTGGAAGAATATCTATCTGCCCGCGTGTGATGGTTGCGGGGTGCAGGAGCAGTGCGGGGGCTTTTTTGCTTCGTGTGCCAGCCTGCATAGCGCGCACATTCGTGCTATTTCGCCAGAGCAGCTCTTCGTTATGACAAACGAATAA
- the hxsB gene encoding His-Xaa-Ser system radical SAM maturase HxsB has translation MITTVTRKTRKFQTADTYTQGEEYHLLPFRFHVLSPQREVLVSEVGDYLIVPRGTVARLVTRQLDREQEEELYADLLAGFFIADAPELPLLDVLATRYRTKKAFLDHFTALHIFVVTLRCEHTCHYCQVSRVTANQDAFNMARHHLEQGIDLMLQSPNPYVTMEFQGGEALLAFELIQYGVERAERLAQQAGKYITFVICTNLAVVTDEILQYCQQHQILISTSLDGPEFLHNANRHRPKRNSYELTVQGIERARQWVGEDRVSALMTTSTLSLQHPLAIVDEYYARGFKSIFLRPISPYGFALRSDKKNKYATDTFLTFYKTALAHILDYNFRGHYFREDYATIILRKILTPFSVGYVDLQSPAGLVNSVVVFNYDGAVYASDEARMLAEMQDDTFRLGHLDTHTYQELFYGAKAQEIAGVWSNEGLAGCSECAFQPYCGADPVLHHATQGDMYGHRPTSVFCQKNMEIIRYLFELMDTDPRIEDIFRRWVADFS, from the coding sequence ATGATAACAACCGTTACCCGTAAAACCCGCAAGTTCCAGACGGCAGACACATATACTCAAGGAGAGGAGTACCACCTACTGCCCTTCCGCTTTCACGTGCTCAGCCCCCAGCGGGAAGTACTCGTCAGCGAAGTAGGAGATTACCTGATCGTGCCACGGGGTACGGTAGCCCGTTTAGTCACCCGGCAATTGGACCGCGAGCAAGAGGAAGAATTGTACGCGGACCTGCTGGCGGGCTTCTTCATCGCCGATGCCCCCGAACTGCCGCTGCTGGATGTGCTAGCCACCCGTTATCGCACCAAGAAGGCTTTTCTGGATCACTTCACCGCGCTGCACATCTTCGTGGTGACCTTGCGCTGCGAGCACACCTGCCACTACTGCCAGGTCTCGCGCGTGACGGCGAATCAAGACGCGTTCAACATGGCCCGGCACCACTTGGAGCAGGGGATTGACTTGATGTTGCAGTCGCCGAACCCATACGTCACCATGGAGTTCCAAGGGGGAGAGGCGCTACTCGCCTTCGAGTTGATCCAGTACGGCGTGGAGCGCGCTGAACGGCTAGCCCAGCAAGCGGGCAAGTACATCACCTTTGTGATCTGCACGAACCTGGCGGTAGTCACGGACGAGATCCTACAGTACTGCCAGCAGCACCAGATCCTGATCTCCACTTCGCTGGATGGTCCCGAGTTCCTGCACAACGCCAACCGGCACCGGCCTAAGCGCAACAGCTACGAGCTGACGGTGCAAGGCATCGAGCGGGCTCGCCAGTGGGTGGGCGAGGATCGCGTCTCGGCGCTGATGACCACTTCCACCCTCTCACTGCAGCACCCGCTGGCCATTGTCGACGAGTACTACGCCCGCGGCTTCAAAAGCATTTTTCTGCGGCCCATCTCGCCCTACGGCTTTGCCTTACGCAGCGACAAGAAGAATAAGTACGCCACCGACACCTTTTTAACCTTCTACAAAACGGCCCTGGCGCACATTCTGGATTATAACTTCCGGGGCCACTACTTCCGCGAGGACTACGCCACTATCATCCTGCGCAAGATTCTGACGCCCTTCTCAGTAGGATACGTGGACTTGCAATCCCCGGCGGGTCTGGTGAACAGCGTGGTCGTGTTCAACTACGATGGGGCCGTGTATGCCTCCGATGAGGCGCGCATGTTGGCCGAAATGCAGGACGACACATTCCGCCTCGGCCACCTGGATACGCACACCTACCAGGAACTCTTCTACGGCGCCAAAGCCCAGGAGATTGCTGGCGTGTGGTCCAACGAAGGATTGGCGGGCTGCTCCGAATGCGCCTTTCAGCCTTACTGTGGCGCCGATCCGGTGCTACACCATGCCACGCAAGGCGATATGTACGGGCACCGGCCTACGAGTGTGTTCTGCCAGAAGAACATGGAAATTATCCGCTACCTCTTTGAACTGATGGATACGGATCCGCGCATTGAGGACATTTTCCGCCGCTGGGTAGCGGATTTTAGCTAA